A stretch of DNA from Elusimicrobiota bacterium:
TTTCACCCCCGGTTAACACTCCGTCAACATCCATTGCAATAAGTTGAATTTTTTTTGCCAGAGAACTCAGCTTTCTTGAAAGTTTCATAGATTATCCAACAGACTCCTTCTTAGGAATCTCTTTAAGCCAAGGTGTGATATCTTTAGGAATTTGCCGCAGGTATGGTTTTAGAACAATGTTTAAGAAGAAAAACAATATTATTAATACAGAATATACGATAGAAAGAGTTTTCAAATGCCATTTCCATGTAGGCTGC
This window harbors:
- a CDS encoding zinc ribbon domain-containing protein — translated: MKCPKCQAENKDYVKNCKKCGYDFTIVPLWQPTWKWHLKTLSIVYSVLIILFFFLNIVLKPYLRQIPKDITPWLKEIPKKESVG